The following are encoded together in the Culex pipiens pallens isolate TS chromosome 1, TS_CPP_V2, whole genome shotgun sequence genome:
- the LOC120416257 gene encoding polyserase-2-like — translation MKSRAAVVVLLFLVGEATPQELWSKCGQRAFAEVLDHGGGQDAAPGQWPWYGSVFHYRTDRSIAFACGGTLISRNHVLTVAVCVMDGAGSLLGSGEVMVRLGTHHQNVLHFGNARYRRVKSVHLPKDGEIAILKLTEDVKFNKYVLSICMMVQPFDDQNAKLLVGWGVNGDANQLGSYLGNDTCHFRNDRASIGVALLMGGWFLQYFTHCSGDVITLKRYESWIAKTTNLIYLQKLRSGQDFNSTHQYPQLLPRRHCGKGLIDGEKSTPNATLYEFPWIAKLFNRALGYNCLGTLISHRYVLTSENCINFYFIPDLIVLGEYDNFREPDCQLEDPTDCAPPLRLYEVDYVVRNRNDYRYRIDLIRTTENVAFEDHIQPVCLPLTSELKHLRPSEYTIAGWNKNSKNTTGIIQKETIYAASSAECQINEEHLPNNVLLYTTSHENVANRTYSGGPVGAAVPSSGRRFVQLALVIGPVERCVVALDIVPYIDWIRANMVE, via the exons ATGAAATCCAGAGCAGCCGTAGTCGTGTTGCTGTTTCTAGTGGGGGAAGCCACTCCGCAGGAGCTTTGGTCCAAGTGCGGCCAACGGGCCTTCGCGGAGGTTCTCGATCATGGTGGTGGCCAGGACGCTGCTCCAGGACAGTGGCCGTGGTACGGGAGCGTTTTTCACTACCGAACTGATCGATCGATTGCGTTTGCGTGTGGTGGCACCTTAATAAGCCGTAATCACGTGCTAACAGTTGCGGTTTGCGTTATGGATGGGGCTGGATCTCTGCTCGGTAGCGGTGAAGTTATGGTTCGACTGGGAACTCATCACCAAAATGTGCTTCACTTTGGAAATGCTCGGTATCGCCGAGTGAAGTCAGTGCATCTACCAAAGGACGgagaaattgcaattttaaagcTGACTGAAGACGTAAAGTTTAACAAATATGTACTCTCCATTTGTATGATGGTCCAGCCCTTCGATGATCAGAACGCAAAGCTTTTGGTTGGCTGGGGAGTCAACGGGGACGCGAATCAGTTGGGTTCCTACCTTGGAAACGATACCTGCCATTTCCGAAATGATCGGGCAAGCATCGGAGTCGCACTCCTCATGGGAGGTTGGTTTTTACAGTATTTCACCCACTGTTCTGGAGATGTGATTACGTTGAAAAGGTACGAGTCGTGGATTGCGAAAACTACAAACCTCATATATTTGCAAAAGCTGCGATCGGGGCAAGACTTCAACTCAACCCACCAATATCCGCAACTTCTGCCACGACGACACTGCGGAAAAGGGCTCATCGATGGGGAGAAAAGCACTCCCAATGCCACTCTATATGAATTTCCGTGGATTGCCAAATTGTTCAACCGAGCGTTGGGCTACAATTGCCTAGGAACGCTCATCAGCCATCGCTACGTGTTGACATCGGAAAATTGTATCAATTTCTACTTCATTCC TGATTTAATAGTATTGGGTGAATACGACAACTTCCGAGAACCGGATTGCCAGCTGGAAGACCCGACCGATTGCGCACCTCCACTCAGACTGTACGAAGTTGACTACGTTGTTCGAAATCGTAACGATTATAGGTACCGAATTGATTTGATTCGTACAACGGAAAATGTCGCATTTGAAG ATCACATCCAACCCGTTTGCCTGCCACTGACTTCGGAACTCAAGCACCTCCGTCCGTCAGAGTATACAATTGCGGGTTGgaataaaaattccaaaaataccaCAGGAATTATTCAGAAGGAAACGATTTACGCTGCAAGTTCAGCCGAGTGTCAAATTAATGAAGAGCACCTTCCAAACAACGTCTTATTGTACACCACAAGTCATGAGAACGTTGCAAATCGTACGTATTCCGGCGGACCAGTTGGAGCTGCTGTTCCTTCGAGTGGGAGGCGGTTTGTACAACTTGCGCTCGTCATCGGTCCCGTCGAACGTTGTGTGGTTGCCCTGGATATCGTTCCTTACATTGACTGGATTAGGGCGAACATGGTTgagtag